The following nucleotide sequence is from uncultured Draconibacterium sp..
GAAATAACCACAAAATTTGGAGAAGCAATATTAAAACATGCATAAAAATTGAAATTATTTGGTAAACATATCGGTATTCTTTTGGCAGTATTTTTTATTGCTCTAACATCTTTTGCACAGTTGTCGCCGGGCGAATTATCTGATGTTCACGCACATCTTGGGGGGCTAACAAACTGTACAAAATGCCACGAGTTGGGCGAAAAACAAACTTCGGCAAAATGCCTTGCCTGCCATGTCGAGATTAAAAACCTAATGGATCAGAAGAAAGGTTTTCATGCATCGAAAGAAGTTACTTCGCAACGCTGTGCTGCATGTCATGGCGAACATTACGGTCGCGATTTTAAATTGGTACGAATGGATAAAGATACTTTCGATCACGATTTAACGGGATTTAAACTGGAGGCAAAACATGCAGAAATAAATTGTATTGATTGCCACAAAAATGAATTGATAAAAGACGATATTTCGCAGAAAAAGTCATCAGGCACTTATCTCGGAATGGGAACCGATTGTATTGATTGTCATACCGATGTGCACCAAAATTCGTTGTTGCAAACTTGTACCAATTGTCATAACCAGCAAGCCTTTGTTCCGGCTACCGGATTTGATCACCAAACAACTCAATTCCCGCTGATAGGGAAACACCGTGAAGTTGATTGTGCAAAATGCCACGAGAAAACTACGCTGAACGGAAAGAACTTTCAGAAATTTGCCGGGGTAGAATTTGCAAACTGCACCAGTTGTCACGAGGATGTGCACAACAATAAATTTGGTAACGACTGCCGCCAATGCCACGACGAATTTTCATTTACGCAGGTTAAAAATATTAGCGACTTCAATCATAACAACACAGACTATCCGTTGCGGGGAAAGCATGTTGCGATAGATTGTAAAGAATGCCACACCTCAGGAAATCACACAAAAGCAGTAGCACATAATAATTGTACCGATTGCCACAGTGACTACCATAAAGGACAATTGGCAAAAAACGGCGTTTCTACCGATTGCAATTCGTGTCATTCTGTTAATGGATTTTCCCCTTCGTCTTTTGACCTCGACAGACACAAGCAAACTGATTTTGCATTAAATGGTGCCCA
It contains:
- a CDS encoding cytochrome c3 family protein, whose amino-acid sequence is MKLFGKHIGILLAVFFIALTSFAQLSPGELSDVHAHLGGLTNCTKCHELGEKQTSAKCLACHVEIKNLMDQKKGFHASKEVTSQRCAACHGEHYGRDFKLVRMDKDTFDHDLTGFKLEAKHAEINCIDCHKNELIKDDISQKKSSGTYLGMGTDCIDCHTDVHQNSLLQTCTNCHNQQAFVPATGFDHQTTQFPLIGKHREVDCAKCHEKTTLNGKNFQKFAGVEFANCTSCHEDVHNNKFGNDCRQCHDEFSFTQVKNISDFNHNNTDYPLRGKHVAIDCKECHTSGNHTKAVAHNNCTDCHSDYHKGQLAKNGVSTDCNSCHSVNGFSPSSFDLDRHKQTDFALNGAHMATPCFECHKKGEEWNFDFAEINCVTCHENIHENNISSKFMSDSDCRSCHNEEIWNRVEFDHTKTKFNLEGKHKTASCRDCHFTENAGVVTQHFAGLPANCENCHDDIHRGQFNESGKNDCERCHTFNNWLPEKFNHDNARFKIDGKHEGLECIACHKPTDDLIRNYTVYKFEDITCASCH